The Daucus carota subsp. sativus chromosome 2, DH1 v3.0, whole genome shotgun sequence genome includes a window with the following:
- the LOC108205795 gene encoding uncharacterized protein LOC108205795 isoform X2, translated as MASSSSYVVLLLVLLAASATANLSPDGSPNFGDICKEVSCGKGTCEANLGSQFGFKCKCEAGWSRNRPNQEDFDFLPCIIPNCSLDYSCMPAAPPAPSVPANESVFDPCYYAYCGEGECKKNLTYGQTCNCKPGYSNLLNITSFPCFNECALGSDCERLGINVSRSTSDDNNNNNDENQATSFLHYKNIR; from the exons ATGGCTTCTTCTTCAAGTTACGTTGTGCTACTTCTGGTTCTTCTAGCTGCGTCTGCTACAGCTAATCTGTCTCCTGATGGCTCTCCAAATTTCG GTGATATATGCAAAGAAGTGAGTTGCGGGAAAGGAACGTGCGAGGCAAATTTAGGCTCTCAATTCGGCTTCAAATGCAAATGTGAAGCTGGTTGGTCGCGTAACCGTCCTAACCAGGAAGACTTTGATTTCCTTCCCTGCATTATTCCCAACT GTTCCCTGGACTACTCTTGCATGCCGGCTGCTCCTCCAGCTCCATCCGTTCCAGCCAACGAATCTGTGTTTGATC ctTGCTACTATGCATACTGTGGTGAAGGTGAATGCAAAAAGAACTTGACATATGGCCAAACatgtaactgcaagccaggatatTCGAACCTTCTAAACATCACATCCTTCCCCTGCTTCAACGAAT GTGCTCTTGGATCCGACTGTGAAAGGCTAGGGATTAACGTCTCAAGATCAACCTCAGAcgacaacaacaacaacaacgaTGAAAATCAAG CCACTTCTTTTCTACATTACAAAAACATAAGATAG
- the LOC108206213 gene encoding type I inositol polyphosphate 5-phosphatase 10 isoform X1 → MTRRNEEFKKSFIHKIFSTNASNGGKTIKDILDSSDIHTESVFERSICKSLGRAMAVSQDVQSLRVFAATWNVGGKSPHSGLNLDNFLQIQDQSDIYVLGFQEIVPLNAGNVLAIEDNGSAAKWLSLISQSLNKTPDDHASYNTHSTFKSKPSKQGSIKPVTEKGSSLFSQRISLRTASRIYMAERRRRIKSCNCIPESERKYSKESCFKCQQASFDYNDFSSEEDEGSSGTVTPELTTPGSTNQMRYSLIKSKQMVGIFVTIWVKRELVQHISHLRASCISRGILGYLGNKGCISVSMSILQTSFCFVCSHLASGEKEGDELRRNSDVIEIIKNTQFPKICRLPNSSMPEKILEHDRVIWLGDLNYRIALSYSDTRKLLEGNDWDALLGKDQLKIEREAGRVFKGWKEGKIYFAPTYKYSYDSDTYAGETIKSKGKRRTPAWCDRILWHGSGIYQKSYTRWESRFSDHRPVCATFLVNLKAVEGKEHGRR, encoded by the exons ATGACACGCAGAAACGAAGAATTCAAGAAG TCTTTCATTCATAAGATTTTCTCAACCAATGCAAGTAACGGAGgaaaaacaatcaaagatattcTTGATTCATCAG ATATTCACACTGAGTCAGTGTTTGAGAGGTCAATTTGCAAAAGCCTAGGTCGTGCGATGGCAGTTAGTCAAGATGTGCAGTCTCTTCG AGTATTTGCAGCAACATGGAATGTTGGAGGGAAATCTCCTCATAGTGGGCTCAATCTTGATAATTTTCTTCAGATCCAAGACCAATCAGATATATATGTTCTGGG TTTCCAGGAAATAGTCCCGCTAAATGCTGGAAATGTACTGGCTATAGAGGATAACGGGTCAGCAGCAAAATGGCTCTCTCTAATCTCCCAATCACTGAATAAAACCCCAGATGATCATGCAAGTTATAATACACACAGCACTTTCAAGTCTAAGCCTTCAAAACAGGGAAGTATAAAGCCTGTCACAGAAAAAGGCAGTTCACTGTTCTCTCAAAGAATTTCACTTCGAACGGCCAGTAGAATTTACATGGCAGAGCGCAGGAGAAGGATCAAGAGCTGCAACTGCATTCCTGAATCAGAGAGAAAGTATAGCAAGGAGTCCTGTTTTAAATGCCAACAAGCAAGTTTTGATTATAATGATTTCTCATCAGAAGAGGATGAGGGATCAAGTGGTACCGTAACTCCGGAATTAACTACTCCTGGCAGTACCAATCAGATGCGATATAGCCTCATAAAAAGCAAGCAAATGGTGGGAATCTTTGTGACAATCTGGGTAAAAAGGGAGCTTGTCCAACACATAAGCCATTTGAGAGCTTCCTGCATTAGTCGTGGTATTCTGGGATACCTAGGAAACAAG GGGTGTATCTCTGTAAGTATGTCCATCCTACAGACAAGCTTCTGTTTTGTTTGTAGTCATTTGGCATCAGGAGAGAAAGAAGGAGATGAGCTTAGAAGAAACTCAGATGTTATAGAGATAATCAAGAATACCCAATTTCCAAAGATCTGCAGATTACCTAATTCTAGTATGCCTGAGAAAATATTAGAACACGA CCGTGTAATTTGGCTTGGGGATCTAAATTATCGAATAGCTTTGAGCTACTCAGACACCCGAAAACTTCTAGAGGGAAACGACTGGGATGCTCTTCTTGGCAAGGACCAG CTTAAGATTGAAAGAGAGGCTGGGAGAGTTTTTAAAGGatggaaagaaggaaaaatatattttgcacCCACGTACAAGTATTCCTATGATTCTGACACTTATGCTGGAGAAACTATAAAATCAAAGGGCAAAAGGAGAACTCCTGCATG GTGTGATCGAATACTGTGGCATGGAAGCGGAATATATCAAAAGTCTTATACACGTTGGGAGTCGCGCTTTTCTGACCACCGGCCTGTCTGTGCAACATTTTTAGTCAATCTGAAAGCGGTTGAAG GTAAAGAGCATGGCAGAAGATAA
- the LOC108206213 gene encoding type I inositol polyphosphate 5-phosphatase 10 isoform X2, translating into MAVSQDVQSLRVFAATWNVGGKSPHSGLNLDNFLQIQDQSDIYVLGFQEIVPLNAGNVLAIEDNGSAAKWLSLISQSLNKTPDDHASYNTHSTFKSKPSKQGSIKPVTEKGSSLFSQRISLRTASRIYMAERRRRIKSCNCIPESERKYSKESCFKCQQASFDYNDFSSEEDEGSSGTVTPELTTPGSTNQMRYSLIKSKQMVGIFVTIWVKRELVQHISHLRASCISRGILGYLGNKGCISVSMSILQTSFCFVCSHLASGEKEGDELRRNSDVIEIIKNTQFPKICRLPNSSMPEKILEHDRVIWLGDLNYRIALSYSDTRKLLEGNDWDALLGKDQLKIEREAGRVFKGWKEGKIYFAPTYKYSYDSDTYAGETIKSKGKRRTPAWCDRILWHGSGIYQKSYTRWESRFSDHRPVCATFLVNLKAVEGKEHGRR; encoded by the exons ATGGCAGTTAGTCAAGATGTGCAGTCTCTTCG AGTATTTGCAGCAACATGGAATGTTGGAGGGAAATCTCCTCATAGTGGGCTCAATCTTGATAATTTTCTTCAGATCCAAGACCAATCAGATATATATGTTCTGGG TTTCCAGGAAATAGTCCCGCTAAATGCTGGAAATGTACTGGCTATAGAGGATAACGGGTCAGCAGCAAAATGGCTCTCTCTAATCTCCCAATCACTGAATAAAACCCCAGATGATCATGCAAGTTATAATACACACAGCACTTTCAAGTCTAAGCCTTCAAAACAGGGAAGTATAAAGCCTGTCACAGAAAAAGGCAGTTCACTGTTCTCTCAAAGAATTTCACTTCGAACGGCCAGTAGAATTTACATGGCAGAGCGCAGGAGAAGGATCAAGAGCTGCAACTGCATTCCTGAATCAGAGAGAAAGTATAGCAAGGAGTCCTGTTTTAAATGCCAACAAGCAAGTTTTGATTATAATGATTTCTCATCAGAAGAGGATGAGGGATCAAGTGGTACCGTAACTCCGGAATTAACTACTCCTGGCAGTACCAATCAGATGCGATATAGCCTCATAAAAAGCAAGCAAATGGTGGGAATCTTTGTGACAATCTGGGTAAAAAGGGAGCTTGTCCAACACATAAGCCATTTGAGAGCTTCCTGCATTAGTCGTGGTATTCTGGGATACCTAGGAAACAAG GGGTGTATCTCTGTAAGTATGTCCATCCTACAGACAAGCTTCTGTTTTGTTTGTAGTCATTTGGCATCAGGAGAGAAAGAAGGAGATGAGCTTAGAAGAAACTCAGATGTTATAGAGATAATCAAGAATACCCAATTTCCAAAGATCTGCAGATTACCTAATTCTAGTATGCCTGAGAAAATATTAGAACACGA CCGTGTAATTTGGCTTGGGGATCTAAATTATCGAATAGCTTTGAGCTACTCAGACACCCGAAAACTTCTAGAGGGAAACGACTGGGATGCTCTTCTTGGCAAGGACCAG CTTAAGATTGAAAGAGAGGCTGGGAGAGTTTTTAAAGGatggaaagaaggaaaaatatattttgcacCCACGTACAAGTATTCCTATGATTCTGACACTTATGCTGGAGAAACTATAAAATCAAAGGGCAAAAGGAGAACTCCTGCATG GTGTGATCGAATACTGTGGCATGGAAGCGGAATATATCAAAAGTCTTATACACGTTGGGAGTCGCGCTTTTCTGACCACCGGCCTGTCTGTGCAACATTTTTAGTCAATCTGAAAGCGGTTGAAG GTAAAGAGCATGGCAGAAGATAA
- the LOC108208832 gene encoding transcription factor bHLH140 translates to MDVDPQTTTKGKEEQAEEKKGIMVILVGAPGSGKSTFCQDVMKISSRPWVRVCQDTIGNGKAGTKVQCLANAATALKEGKDVFIDRCNLEREQRADFLKLGCSLGNVHAVVLDLPAKLCISRCAKRTGHEGNLQGGKAAMVVNRMLQKKELPKLTEGFSRITYCQNENEVQAAVNTYGSLSLLDSLPSGVFGQKNSESKVQLGIMKFLKKVDGPCSAANISQVSVGNKLHNENNIALHGPESGVASSGNAGAEVKDFEHAPSGNVVNEVTDCEHTLSGNSGNEVKDCDNVGEKVKDSEDIVMVPREDTCFSDDVPTLAFPSISTADFKFSIEKASDIIVDQVQLFLQKYHNVRLVLVDLSHSSKILSLVSSKASQKKIDTSKFFTFVGDITRLYSQGGLHCNVIANAANWRLKPGGGGVNAAIYSAAGEALETATKVRAGSLMPGKALVVPLPKTSPLFSTEGITHVIHVLGPNMNPMRPNCLGNDYTKGCRVLREAYSSLFEGFGSILADQNKLIHESNQEQVLETKDQSELNLMKQFSLTDQKGKRECVNEIEMSKKCKGPRKESESDNTELLNRDDDRSTKKRDESMSKAWGAWAQALYNIAMHPDKHKNDVIEILDDVVVLHDLYPKAEKHLLVVARAAGLDQLADVRPEHLHLLRSMHNVGLKWAEKFLTENESLVFRLGYHSAPSMRQLHLHVISQDFDSKHLKNKKHWHSFTSPFFLDSVDVMEELSKQGKVTLNNDERYLTKELRCHKCRSAHPNIPRLKTHISNCQSPFPAALLQNGRLVLPPNKLSASKSS, encoded by the exons ATGGACGTTGATCCTCAAACCACAACTAAAG GGAAAGAAGAACAAGCGGAAGAGAAGAAGGGGATCATGGTGATTCTTGTGGGTGCTCCTGGTAGTGGCAAGTCTACTTTCTGCCAAGACGTTATGAAAATCTCGAGCCGCCCATGGGTTCGTGTCTGTCAG GACACAATTGGTAACGGTAAAGCTGGAACAAAGGTGCAATGTCTAGCTAATGCAGCCACTGCTTTGAAGGAGGGTAAAGATGTTTTTATTGATAGATGCAATCTAGAAAGAGAACAGCGCGCAGACTTTCTAAAACTTGGTTGTTCCCTTGGTAATGTTCATGCCGTGGTGCTGGATCTTCCGGCCAAGCTTTGTATATCTCGTTGTGCAAAACGTACAGGACACGAAGGAAATTTGCAAGGTGGAAAAGCTGCTATGGTTGTGAACCGGATGCTGCAAAAGAAAGAATTACCTAAATTAACTGAAGGATTCAGTAGGATTACATATTGCCAGAATGAAAATGAAGTTCAAGCTGCCGTTAATACATATGGTTCACTTAGCCTACTAGATAGCCTCCCTTCTGGTGTTTTTGGTCAAAAGAATTCTGAATCTAAAGTCCAGCTCGGTATAATGAAGTTCTTAAAGAAAGTAGATGGACCCTGTAGTGCAGCTAACATCTCTCAGGTTTCTGTTGGTAATAAACTTCATAATGAGAATAATATAGCCTTGCATGGACCAGAAAGTGGTGTTGCTTCATCTGGTAATGCTGGTGCTGAGGTGAAGGACTTTGAACACGCTCCATCCGGTAATGTTGTTAATGAAGTGACAGATTGTGAACACACTTTGTCTGGTAATTCTGGCAATGAGGTGAAGGATTGTGATAATGTTGGTGAGAAGGTGAAGGATTCTGAAGACATTGTTATGGTCCCTCGTGAAGATACTTGTTTTTCTGATGATGTTCCCACTTTGGCTTTTCCATCTATTTCAACAGCAGATTTCAAGTTCAGTATAGAGAAAGCTTCGGATATCATTGTTGACCAAGTCCAGCTATTCCTACAAAAGTATCACAATGTTAGGCTAGTTTTGGTTGATTTGTCTCACAGTTCGAAGATATTGTCCCTGGTCAGTAGCAAGGCATCACAGAAGAAGATTGACACCAGTAAATTTTTTACCTTTGTTGGAGATATAACTCGTCTATATTCCCAAGGAGGCTTACACTGTAACGTAATTGCAAATGCTGCTAATTG GCGGCTAAAGCCCGGAGGTGGAGGTGTAAATGCTGCTATATATAGTGCTGCAGGCGAAGCTCTAGAAACAGCAACAAAAGTACGAGCAGGATCCCTTATGCCTGGAAAAGCCTTAGTTGTTCCTCTCCCTAAAACTTCTCCCTTATTTAGCACCGAAGGAATAACCCATGTTATACATGTTCTCGGACCAAATATGAATCCCATGAGACCAAATTGTCTTGGCAATGACTATACAAAGGGTTGCAGAGTTCTTCGTGAGGCTTATTCCTCACTTTTCGAAGGCTTTGGATCTATACTAGCAGATCAAAATAAGTTGATTCATGAAAGTAATCAAGAACAGGTTCTAGAGACTAAGGATCAGAGTGAACTGAATCTAATGAAGCAGTTTTCACTTACTGACCAAAAAGGCAAAAGAGAGTGTGTTAATGAAATTGAAATGAGTAAAAAGTGTAAAGGACCTCGGAAAGAAAGTGAGTCTGATAATACGGAACTGTTGAATAGAGATGATGACCGAAGCACTAAAAAGAGAGATGAAAGTATGTCGAAGGCTTGGGGTGCATGGGCCCAAGCTTTATATAATATTGCTATGCATCCTGACAAGCATAAGAATGATGTGATAGAAATATTGGATGATGTTGTGGTTCTTCATGATCTCTACCCAAAG GCGGAGAAGCATTTGCTGGTAGTGGCAAGAGCTGCAGGACTTGACCAGCTTGCAGATGTTCGCCCAGAACACCTCCATTTACTAAGGTCAATGCATAATGTGGGTTTGAAATGGGCCGAGAAGTTCCTAACTGAAAATGAGTCATTGGTCTTTCGTCTTGGATACCACTCG GCACCTTCTATGCGACAGCTGCATCTTCATGTTATTAGTCAGGATTTTGATTCAAAACATCTAAAGAACAAGAAGCACTGGCACTCATTCACTTCTCCCTTTTTCCTCGACTCTGTAGATGTAATGGAGGAACTTAGCAAACAGGGGAAAGTGACATTGAACAATGATGAAAGATACTTGACAAAGGAGTTGCGATGCCACAAATGTAGAAGTGCACATCCAAACATTCCTCGCTTGAAAACACATATTAGCAACTGCCAATCCCCATTTCCCGCAGCTCTACTTCAAAACGGCCGTCTAGTGCTTCCACCCAACAAATTGAGTGCTAGCAAGTCTTCTTAA
- the LOC108208833 gene encoding ETHYLENE INSENSITIVE 3-like 1 protein → MGIFEEMNFSGNLDFFSAPMGEGEVVPESEHDANVDDDYSDEEMDVDELERRMWRDRMLLRRLKEQKGKEGVDSAKQRQSQEQARRKKMSRAQDGILKYMLKMMEVCKAQGFVYGIIPEKGKPVSGASDNLRAWWKEKVRFDRNGPAAIAKYQADHSIPGKFEDCNSTSSAHSLQELQDTTLGSLLSALMQHCDPPQRRFPLEKGIAPPWWPTGNEEWWPQLCIPKDQGPPPYKKPHDLKKAWKVSVLTAVMKHMSPDIAKIRKLVRQSKCLQDKMTAKESATWLAIINQEESLSRKLYPDMCHSSPLAGGNGSYLISETSDYDVDGVDNDHNIDVEECKPQDVNFFLGTVEPKNRLVAPPFVPVKGELVDGVADFVQKRKSPADAQQMTIDQKVYTCVYPQCPYNDYRLGFHDRNSRHTHEISCPHRVDSSQGISVPTFQINKDDPAAFSIPFAPPNSTVQPVNKQPPFNASVVGLPDDGEKMISELMSFYDNNIHQNQNQNLNMNSGNLNILGDHNMQQQKFQLDDNFFGQGIVMGDNISQGTSIPLNQPVYPSTDFQFGQCKAYDSVFDANSNGNPLDFQYGSPFNLGTADYTADPLSNQNGSMWKGWGGSFDCGL, encoded by the coding sequence ATGGGTATTTTTGAAGAAATGAATTTCTCTGGTAACCTTGATTTCTTCTCAGCTCCTATGGGGGAGGGAGAGGTGGTACCCGAATCTGAACATGATGCAAATGTAGATGATGATTACAGTGATGAGGAGATGGATGTTGATGAGCTAGAGAGGAGGATGTGGAGAGATAGAATGCTTTTGAGGCGGCTTAAAGAGCAAAAAGGCAAGGAGGGGGTTGATAGCGCTAAGCAGCGCCAGTCTCAAGAGCAAGCACGGAGAAAGAAAATGTCTCGGGCCCAAGATGGTATCCTAAAGTACATGCTGAAAATGATGGAAGTATGTAAAGCCCAGGGTTTTGTGTATGGCATCATTCCTGAGAAAGGAAAACCAGTCAGTGGAGCCTCTGACAATCTTCGTGCCTGGTGGAAGGAGAAAGTCAGGTTTGATAGGAATGGACCTGCTGCAATTGCTAAGTACCAAGCAGACCATTCCATTCCTGGAAAGTTCGAGGATTGCAACTCTACCTCTTCAGCTCACTCTTTGCAAGAGCTCCAGGATACTACTCTAGGCTCCCTGTTGTCTGCTCTGATGCAGCACTGTGACCCGCCGCAGAGGCGGTTTCCGTTGGAAAAGGGTATTGCCCCACCATGGTGGCCAACTGGAAATGAGGAATGGTGGCCCCAACTGTGCATTCCTAAAGACCAAGGCCCCCCTCCATATAAGAAGCCTCATGATCTGAAAAAAGCTTGGAAGGTCAGCGTCTTAACTGCTGTGATGAAACACATGTCTCCTGACATTGCCAAGATCCGCAAGCTTGTGCGGCAGTCTAAGTGCTTGCAGGATAAGATGACAGCCAAGGAGAGTGCTACTTGGCTGGCAATTATTAACCAAGAGGAGTCATTGTCACGAAAGCTGTACCCTGATATGTGCCATTCGAGTCCGTTGGCTGGCGGCAACGGGTCATATCTCATCAGTGAAACTAGTGATTATGACGTTGACGGAGTGGATAATGACCATAACATTGATGTTGAGGAGTGTAAACCTCAGGATGTGAACTTTTTCCTGGGGACGGTTGAGCCAAAGAATAGGCTAGTGGCGCCACCATTTGTTCCTGTCAAGGGAGAGCTTGTTGACGGAGTTGCCGATTTTGTGCAAAAAAGGAAGTCACCAGCTGATGCTCAGCAAATGACCATAGATCAGAAGGTCTACACATGCGTGTATCCGCAGTGCCCTTACAATGACTATCGGTTGGGCTTTCATGACAGGAATTCAAGACACACTCATGAGATCAGTTGCCCACACCGTGTTGATTCTTCTCAGGGGATATCTGTACCGACCTTTCAGATCAACAAAGATGATCCAGCTGCCTTTTCTATACCTTTTGCTCCACCGAACTCCACTGTTCAACCGGTGAACAAGCAGCCTCCTTTCAATGCTTCTGTAGTTGGCCTTCCAGACGACGGGGAGAAGATGATCTCTGAGCTCATGTCTTTCTATGACAACAATATACACCAAAACCAGAACCAGAACCTGAACATGAACAGCGGGAATCTTAACATTCTAGGAGATCATAATATGCAACAGCAGAAGTTTCAGTTGGATGATAACTTTTTTGGACAGGGCATTGTAATGGGAGACAACATATCTCAAGGAACAAGCATTCCCCTGAACCAACCTGTGTACCCATCAACAGATTTCCAATTTGGTCAGTGTAAAGCATATGATTCAGTCTTCGATGCCAATTCTAATGGCAACCCCTTGGACTTCCAGTACGGTTCACCCTTCAATCTAGGGACAGCTGATTATACTGCAGATCCACTTTCAAATCAGAACGGTTCCATGTGGAAAGGCTGGGGAGGTTCATTTGACTGTGGACTGTGA
- the LOC108205795 gene encoding uncharacterized protein LOC108205795 isoform X1: MASSSSYVVLLLVLLAASATANLSPDGSPNFGDICKEVSCGKGTCEANLGSQFGFKCKCEAGWSRNRPNQEDFDFLPCIIPNCSLDYSCMPAAPPAPSVPANESVFDPCYYAYCGEGECKKNLTYGQTCNCKPGYSNLLNITSFPCFNECALGSDCERLGINVSRSTSDDNNNNNDENQATSFLPGNFHWIGIMLITALLAVRN; encoded by the exons ATGGCTTCTTCTTCAAGTTACGTTGTGCTACTTCTGGTTCTTCTAGCTGCGTCTGCTACAGCTAATCTGTCTCCTGATGGCTCTCCAAATTTCG GTGATATATGCAAAGAAGTGAGTTGCGGGAAAGGAACGTGCGAGGCAAATTTAGGCTCTCAATTCGGCTTCAAATGCAAATGTGAAGCTGGTTGGTCGCGTAACCGTCCTAACCAGGAAGACTTTGATTTCCTTCCCTGCATTATTCCCAACT GTTCCCTGGACTACTCTTGCATGCCGGCTGCTCCTCCAGCTCCATCCGTTCCAGCCAACGAATCTGTGTTTGATC ctTGCTACTATGCATACTGTGGTGAAGGTGAATGCAAAAAGAACTTGACATATGGCCAAACatgtaactgcaagccaggatatTCGAACCTTCTAAACATCACATCCTTCCCCTGCTTCAACGAAT GTGCTCTTGGATCCGACTGTGAAAGGCTAGGGATTAACGTCTCAAGATCAACCTCAGAcgacaacaacaacaacaacgaTGAAAATCAAG CCACTTCTTTTCTACCGGGGAATTTCCACTGGATAGGAATAATGCTGATCACTGCTTTATTAGCTGTGCGTAATTAG